GCCCGTTACGCCGCCGCCCTCGGCGTCCAGATCGACTGGACAATCACACCGGCCCGACGGACGCGGCGACCGGTGGCTCGAGCGACGAAGACGCATCACCGCGCTCCTGCGCGAGCCTCACGAAACTGAGGTTCGAGGCAATCGCACTGACGGCCTCGCACAACCGACTCGACTTCCGCCGAACCCCGAAGGGGTCGATCACCCCCATCACCGCGGAGCCGGCGCTTGGAGACGCCCGAGACGCGTCGATATGGGAGCGCGCGTTGGGGCCAGCTTGGCGTGTTCTCGAGGAGGCGTTTCGGTGTTAGTCGACGGTCCAGGTTTTCGTGCGGTGTAGTCGAATACGCCAGTCGGCGGCGGAGCGATCCATACCGGCCGACTCGCAATACTCGATCAGGCCTTCGATCTGTTGAAGCATTGCTCTTTGTCGCTGCGCCCAGGGCGGCCGTTGCTGTGCAGCCTCGAAGATTGCGTCGAGCGCATCGATAGCTTCGGGGTGGTGCATGCGGACGATCCACTCGCTCCAGGCGAGGTCCTCGATCGGGCTGCCGATGTGAGCCGATTCCCAGTCGAGAACGCCGGTGACGCGATCCGCGTTCAGGTCGAAGAGCATGTTCTGCGGTCCGAAGTCGCCGTGCACGATCACTGAACCCTCGCCGACG
Above is a window of Acidimicrobiia bacterium DNA encoding:
- a CDS encoding aminoglycoside phosphotransferase family protein, translated to MDRLPHGYTNFTRLVDAQVEKTYDGPRRWANSARELACLVGLAGQLPVAIVVDQDLSVPRLSLSLLPGRHGQELIDEGHASKVLRLAGEALVALQGVPPDTVPDLVGEGSVIVHGDFGPQNMLFDLNADRVTGVLDWESAHIGSPIEDLAWSEWIVRMHHPEAIDALDAIFEAAQQRPPWAQRQRAMLQQIEGLIEYCESAGMDRSAADWRIRLHRTKTWTVD